DNA from Lactobacillus sp. ESL0791:
AAATGATCTATTTTAAATATAGACTTTTTGTTTATTCAGCTACAGCCGAAACAATATTATCAACAGCAGCTTTAACATATCTTGGATCGGTTGCCATATTTAATCGTACAAAGCCCAAATATTTCTCACCAAATTGTTCGCCATAATCTACTGCTAAATGACATTTTTTTACAACAAAATCATGAACTTCATCCAGAGCAACATATTTTCTTAAATCAATCATTACCAAATAGGTTCCTTCTAAGTCACAAACTGTAATCTTAGGTGCTCTATTTCTCAATTCTTTCTTTAAATAATTATAATTGTCTTCAACGATTTCTAAAACATGTGCAAGCCATGATGATGCATATCTGTATGCCGCTTCAGTTGCAACAACTCCCATTTCATCTACTTCTGTTCTATTAATAGCATGAGCTAGTTGATCATATTGCTCCATTAATTTTTGGTTTGTAATAATAATATGTGAATGATTTAAAGCAGCTAAGTTAAAGCTCTTGGAGCCAGAATTTAAAGTAACAAGATTATCTCGATATTTACCATTTGCCACAGTTGCAGAAGGTATAAACTTGTGTCCTGATAACACTAAATCTTGATGAATTTCATCAGATACAACTAATACATTATGCTTTTTACAAATTTCTAAAACTTTAGCTAACTCATCTTCAGTCCATACTCGTCCTGCAGGATTGTGTGGCGAGCACTGTAAAAACATCTTTACATCATTATCGACAATTGTTTTTTCAATATTATCATAATTCATTGAAAAATGACCCTTATTATCGTAATTCAAATCAACTTCTACTAGATTACGACGGTTCTTCTTAATAACATCTGCAAATGGATAATAAACTGGACTTAAAATCATAATGGATTCACCAACTTGTGTAAAGGCATTTACACAATATGCTATACCTGTAACTACTCCAGTTGAAAATCTAATCCAATCTTTCTTTATTGGAAAATTATATCTTATCTCCATCCAATCTGAAAATGCTTTGTAGTAACTATCAGGCACTATCGAATACCCCATTGGCCCATGGAGTACACGCTGAATCATAGCATCCGTAACACGTTGTGCTGGCTTAAACTCAGTATCGGCAATCCACATTGAAATTAAATTTGAATCACCATATGTATCTTTTAATGTATCCCATTTCATCGAGTTTGTATTATGTCTATCAACTAAATATTCATCTAAAAATTCTTGTTTATTCATTATATTTTCCTTTTTTTAATTTACTTAATACTATTCATTTGCTATCAGATTTTTTATTTCCTATTCCAAATTGGATCATCACAATAACTACTACTATAACAAGTACAGGATAATATGAATATTTCATTAAATCTAAATATGAAACATTTCCATATTGTCCTGCTAACAATACACTGCTATCATATGGAATTAACGATAATATTGCACTTGCCAACACAGTTAACAAACTGGCTACTCTTGTAGAAGAGATATAATAAATTTTACGTAATCGATCTGCAATTGGAGCAGTAATAATAACAGCTACTGTATTGTTTAATGTAGAACCTGAAATAAAAGCAGTCAAAAAAGTTATCAGATACTCACAACCTTTAGAGGTTTTAACTTTACTTTGCATTGTATTCACAAGCCAATCAATACCGCCATAATATTCAATCAATTGAATTAAGCCAGAAATAAGGCAAGAGAATACTACTAAAAAATACATTTTTTCCATACCAGAACCTACAGATTTAGTTAATTCAAAAAATGAAATATTTCCGTTTATGATTCCAATTACTCCAGTCGAAATAATTCCCAGCATTAACGTATAAACTACACTTAATCCAATTATTGAAGCTACAATAATTATCGCATATGGTAAAATGTTGAGTAAATTATATCCTCTATGTATAGTTTCAATAGTAGAACCATTCCCACTAACTAATGCATATAAAATTATCGTTAGAATAAAAGCTGGCATTACCGTTAAAATATCATATTTTACAACATTTTTAATTTTTGCATTTACTTCACTAACTGCGCAAATTAAAGTACTTGAAATGAAAGAAGTAGAGTCACCAAAATATGCTCCTGCAATTGCTGCAGCACCAGCCATTGCAACATTTAAATGTGCACTATTTGCTAATGCAACTGCAACTGGAATAACAGTTACTTGAGTTCCTAAAGATGTACCAGTACATGTAGAAATAATTACAGCTATAATAAAAATACCCGGTACTAAAAAATGTTGTGGAATATAATTTATTCCCATATTTACAATAGCTGATTGGGCACCAATTTTTTCAGCAGCAGCCTGAAAACCACCTGCTAATAAAACAATCAGAGCTAAGGTCATTACACCTTCTCTACCGGCTCCTTTGGTATAAATAGTTATTTTTTTATCTGTTGCCGTTTTGCGGTCATAACAAAGCAATGCAAATCCAATTGCAGCGGCGGCAGCCACACATCGAGGCATCATATCGAACGGATTTTCAGCGCCCTTAATTGTAAAAAAAATTCCAATTCCAACATATAAAATTAAAAATATAAGTAACGGAATAAAAGCCCAACCTTTATAATTCTTCTCCGATCTTGATTCATTCATCGCCTTTTCTCCTGATATAACTCTAGTTTCTCAATTTTTTAACTGCTTTTGTCAATCGTTCCATAGCTTTTTGTAACGTAGCTTGCGGACATGCGATATTAATTCGCTCAAATTGTGAACCTGCTTCACCAAACATGTAACCATCATCAAAAAAGAGAAATGCTTTTTGCTTCATAAATTTATTTAGTGTTTGATAATCACTAAAGCCTAGGCCTGTACAATCCCACCATTGTAAATATGTTCCTTCCATTGGTAAAACTTTAATTTCAGGTATATTATTTCCAATATAGTCTTCTAAGTATTGTCTATTACTATCTATCACTTTAAGCATTTCATGATACCAAGGTTCACCTTTAGAATAAGCAAGCTGTACAGTTTGTAATCCCATCAAATTTACTGGCATACCACTATCGCCCTTTCGGCGTTGTTGATCTTCGAACAGATTTCGTAAATATGGATTTTTTATAATAATATTAGCAGCCTGCATGCCTGCTGTATTGAATGTTTTACTTGGTGCTGTACATATAACCGAGTTATCCGCAGCATTTTCAGAAATAGTAGCATACGGTGTATGTATACTTCCAGGCATTAACAAATCACTATGAATTTCATCAGACAAAACTAAAACTTTATTTGTTAAACAAATATTAGCTATTTTTTTGAGTTCTTCCTTAGTCCATACTCTTCCTACAGGATTGTGTGGGCTACATAAAATTAACATTTTAACATTAATATCAGATGCTTTTGCCGCAAGATCAGTAAAATCTATTGTATATTTTTCGCCGTTAAATTTTAATGGGCTAGTAATAATCTTCCTATGCGTATAATTAATTACATCATAGAAAGGATAGTAAACAGGCGTCATTATTAGAATACTGTCTTCAGGCTTTGTAAAAGCTTTGATTGATGTAACAAGAGCCGGAACTACAGAACCATTCGGAACTATCCACTCTTTTTTTATTTGCCAATTATGAATTTTTTTCATCCATCCTATTACTGCATCATAATAATCATTAGTTGGAACTTCATAACCTAAAATTGGATTATCTTCCAATCTTTGTTTTAATCCATCGAGTATTTCTGGTGCTACACTAAATTCCATATCCGCTACTGATAAAGGTGAAACGTCATCAGGTAAATTCGGATTTTGCTGACTCATCTCATCCCATTTATATGAGCCCTTTCCCTTACGCGAAATACAAGTTTCAAAATTATATTTCATTTAATTAGTACCTCAATCTTTCTTTAATATTGCATCAATTTCTACACTGACTCCTTGTGCCAATGCAACAACCTGTAAAGCACTACGAGCCGGTTTTCTTTCATCAAAAAATTCATTGTATGCATCATTAACTTCAGATAACTTGTTTATATCAGTTAAAAATAAGGTGGTTTTTACTATATTGTTTTTATTAAGTCCCTCTTTTAAAGCTACTTTTTCAATTTCTCTTAAAGATTCTAAAGCTTGATTATGGTATGAACCTGCTTTATCAGTCTTTCCTTGTTCATCGATAGGAAGTTGGCCTGAGACAATAATCAGGTTATCCA
Protein-coding regions in this window:
- a CDS encoding MalY/PatB family protein; the encoded protein is MNKQEFLDEYLVDRHNTNSMKWDTLKDTYGDSNLISMWIADTEFKPAQRVTDAMIQRVLHGPMGYSIVPDSYYKAFSDWMEIRYNFPIKKDWIRFSTGVVTGIAYCVNAFTQVGESIMILSPVYYPFADVIKKNRRNLVEVDLNYDNKGHFSMNYDNIEKTIVDNDVKMFLQCSPHNPAGRVWTEDELAKVLEICKKHNVLVVSDEIHQDLVLSGHKFIPSATVANGKYRDNLVTLNSGSKSFNLAALNHSHIIITNQKLMEQYDQLAHAINRTEVDEMGVVATEAAYRYASSWLAHVLEIVEDNYNYLKKELRNRAPKITVCDLEGTYLVMIDLRKYVALDEVHDFVVKKCHLAVDYGEQFGEKYLGFVRLNMATDPRYVKAAVDNIVSAVAE
- a CDS encoding Na+/H+ antiporter NhaC family protein, yielding MNESRSEKNYKGWAFIPLLIFLILYVGIGIFFTIKGAENPFDMMPRCVAAAAAIGFALLCYDRKTATDKKITIYTKGAGREGVMTLALIVLLAGGFQAAAEKIGAQSAIVNMGINYIPQHFLVPGIFIIAVIISTCTGTSLGTQVTVIPVAVALANSAHLNVAMAGAAAIAGAYFGDSTSFISSTLICAVSEVNAKIKNVVKYDILTVMPAFILTIILYALVSGNGSTIETIHRGYNLLNILPYAIIIVASIIGLSVVYTLMLGIISTGVIGIINGNISFFELTKSVGSGMEKMYFLVVFSCLISGLIQLIEYYGGIDWLVNTMQSKVKTSKGCEYLITFLTAFISGSTLNNTVAVIITAPIADRLRKIYYISSTRVASLLTVLASAILSLIPYDSSVLLAGQYGNVSYLDLMKYSYYPVLVIVVVIVMIQFGIGNKKSDSK
- a CDS encoding MalY/PatB family protein, with amino-acid sequence MKYNFETCISRKGKGSYKWDEMSQQNPNLPDDVSPLSVADMEFSVAPEILDGLKQRLEDNPILGYEVPTNDYYDAVIGWMKKIHNWQIKKEWIVPNGSVVPALVTSIKAFTKPEDSILIMTPVYYPFYDVINYTHRKIITSPLKFNGEKYTIDFTDLAAKASDINVKMLILCSPHNPVGRVWTKEELKKIANICLTNKVLVLSDEIHSDLLMPGSIHTPYATISENAADNSVICTAPSKTFNTAGMQAANIIIKNPYLRNLFEDQQRRKGDSGMPVNLMGLQTVQLAYSKGEPWYHEMLKVIDSNRQYLEDYIGNNIPEIKVLPMEGTYLQWWDCTGLGFSDYQTLNKFMKQKAFLFFDDGYMFGEAGSQFERINIACPQATLQKAMERLTKAVKKLRN
- a CDS encoding Rid family hydrolase; its protein translation is MAAFENVRSVDNLIIVSGQLPIDEQGKTDKAGSYHNQALESLREIEKVALKEGLNKNNIVKTTLFLTDINKLSEVNDAYNEFFDERKPARSALQVVALAQGVSVEIDAILKKD